The Bacteroidota bacterium genome has a window encoding:
- the rpsA gene encoding 30S ribosomal protein S1, giving the protein MADDQQKETEAPEAVEAEAPQAEASEDAAETTAEVTEEATPEEATEVVEEVVEEATEAVEEVVAEAVEEAPAEEKPAEEAAPAKAAAVVEEARRIIGYTGEIEGEVVKLEDLDGGREDDGVNYDELMQMIDDTLTNVSENEIVEGKIVSIGEKDIVIDIGFKSDGIVSKNEFAGELTPGDVVEVYLERIEDYHGQLVLSKTKADTVKRWQKIEKAHEEEQVLEGTIVRRIKGGMIVELFDGVEAFLPGSQIDVRPVRDFDAYLEKKMEFKIVKLNPVNENIVVSHKALIEADLEGQRQKILASMEAGQVLEGAVKNITDFGVFIDLGGVDGLLHITDLSWGRVSHPSELVELDQKLNVVVLDYDKERQRISLGLKQLQAHPWENIGEKYKEDDGAEGKVVSITDYGAFVELEKGIEGLVHISEMSWTEHIKHPSQMVSLGQIVKVKILNIDHEGKKISLGMKQLEPDPWDGIAARYPAGTVLRGTVRNITNFGVFVEIEAGIDGLVHISDLSWTKKIRHPAEYVKKGQELDVVILNIDENERRISLGHKQIETNPWNDFAKIYSEGTDVEVTVKGFTDNGIEVDLGLELEGVVPGSELKSGPKSFRDAYKEGDKLELRVIKFDPTNKEILLSEVAQAKAVEQAEKNEEKKEKQAEAARARREVSDYQKKAKAATGPTTLGELSGLEALKLKMEAAEAGGDAPAAEEAKPKKAAAKKAKAEETGEAEAEEKPKKAPAKKKAAAKKAKAEEAPAEEAAAEEAPAEEAKAEEAPAAEAAEEAPAAEEKAEASE; this is encoded by the coding sequence ATGGCTGACGATCAGCAAAAAGAAACTGAAGCGCCAGAAGCTGTAGAAGCTGAAGCGCCGCAGGCAGAAGCGTCGGAAGACGCTGCAGAAACAACAGCAGAAGTAACGGAAGAGGCAACCCCGGAAGAGGCAACAGAAGTAGTAGAGGAAGTTGTGGAAGAAGCAACAGAAGCAGTAGAAGAAGTTGTTGCAGAGGCAGTAGAAGAGGCACCAGCAGAAGAGAAACCGGCAGAAGAAGCTGCACCAGCAAAGGCTGCAGCGGTTGTTGAAGAAGCCCGTAGAATTATTGGATACACCGGCGAAATTGAAGGCGAGGTTGTAAAACTTGAAGACCTCGATGGCGGTCGTGAAGACGACGGCGTCAATTACGACGAGTTGATGCAGATGATCGACGATACGTTGACCAACGTATCTGAAAATGAGATTGTCGAAGGTAAAATTGTTAGCATCGGTGAAAAAGACATCGTTATCGACATCGGCTTCAAAAGCGATGGCATTGTGTCGAAAAACGAGTTTGCCGGCGAGCTGACACCTGGTGATGTTGTTGAGGTATACCTCGAACGCATAGAAGACTATCATGGCCAGCTCGTGCTGTCGAAAACGAAGGCGGACACCGTCAAGCGTTGGCAGAAAATTGAGAAAGCCCATGAAGAAGAGCAGGTTCTCGAAGGAACGATTGTTCGCCGTATTAAAGGCGGTATGATCGTCGAACTGTTCGACGGTGTAGAGGCCTTCTTGCCAGGATCACAGATTGACGTACGGCCAGTACGCGATTTTGACGCCTATCTTGAGAAGAAGATGGAGTTCAAAATTGTTAAGCTGAACCCAGTCAACGAAAACATTGTTGTTTCTCATAAAGCACTGATTGAAGCCGATCTCGAAGGCCAGCGTCAGAAAATTCTCGCATCAATGGAAGCCGGCCAGGTACTGGAAGGCGCAGTCAAGAATATCACCGACTTTGGTGTGTTCATCGACCTTGGTGGCGTGGATGGTCTGTTGCATATCACGGACCTTTCATGGGGACGCGTTTCACATCCGTCAGAACTGGTTGAACTCGACCAGAAACTGAACGTGGTAGTTCTGGACTACGACAAAGAGCGTCAGCGTATTTCGCTGGGTCTCAAGCAGCTCCAGGCCCATCCATGGGAAAACATCGGCGAGAAGTACAAAGAAGACGACGGCGCCGAAGGCAAGGTCGTATCGATCACCGACTACGGCGCGTTTGTCGAGTTGGAGAAAGGCATCGAAGGTCTGGTACATATCTCCGAAATGAGCTGGACGGAGCACATTAAGCATCCGAGCCAGATGGTTTCCCTCGGTCAGATTGTGAAGGTGAAAATCCTGAACATCGACCACGAAGGCAAGAAGATATCCCTTGGCATGAAGCAGCTCGAGCCCGATCCATGGGATGGCATCGCAGCGCGCTACCCAGCCGGCACTGTGCTCCGCGGCACCGTTCGCAACATCACCAACTTTGGTGTATTTGTTGAGATCGAAGCGGGCATCGACGGACTGGTTCATATTTCCGACCTGTCGTGGACGAAGAAAATTCGCCACCCGGCCGAGTATGTGAAAAAAGGCCAGGAGCTCGACGTGGTTATCCTGAACATCGACGAAAACGAACGTCGTATTTCACTGGGCCACAAGCAGATCGAAACGAACCCTTGGAACGACTTCGCAAAAATCTACAGCGAAGGCACCGATGTGGAAGTTACGGTCAAAGGCTTCACCGACAATGGTATCGAAGTGGATCTTGGTCTCGAACTTGAAGGTGTCGTTCCTGGGAGCGAACTCAAGAGTGGTCCGAAGAGCTTCCGTGATGCCTACAAAGAAGGTGACAAGCTGGAGCTTCGCGTAATCAAGTTTGATCCTACAAACAAAGAGATCTTGCTGAGCGAAGTTGCCCAGGCGAAAGCCGTTGAGCAGGCTGAGAAGAACGAAGAGAAGAAAGAGAAGCAAGCTGAAGCAGCACGCGCTCGTCGTGAGGTTTCTGACTACCAGAAGAAAGCCAAAGCAGCTACCGGCCCAACCACCCTTGGTGAGTTGAGTGGCCTGGAAGCGCTGAAGCTGAAAATGGAAGCAGCAGAAGCCGGCGGTGATGCACCAGCAGCTGAAGAAGCCAAACCGAAGAAAGCAGCAGCCAAGAAGGCAAAAGCTGAAGAAACCGGCGAAGCTGAAGCAGAAGAAAAGCCAAAGAAAGCACCAGCCAAGAAAAAGGCTGCCGCCAAGAAGGCAAAAGCTGAAGAAGCACCAGCCGAAGAAGCTGCTGCTGAAGAGGCACCTGCTGAAGAAGCGAAAGCTGAAGAGGCGCCTGCTGCTGAAGCAGCTGAAGAGGCACCTGCCGCTGAAGAAAAAGCAGAAGCATCTGAATAA
- the cmk gene encoding (d)CMP kinase, with the protein MIVALDGPAGSGKTSTAKAVAAALDFAYLDTGAMYRAITLAALRTGEELTEALLTAVTGRIVLDIRYEADGMHVFLDNEEVTDELRSDAVNANVSLASSFKLVREKMVDQQRQIARRIVAAGGGVVVDGRDIGTVVFPEAPVKVFMNASPEVRAARRVAELVEKGQSVDALEILENIKFRDHFDSTRAIAPLLQASDAIALDTSVLSFDEQVSRVVDIVKERQLRSDV; encoded by the coding sequence TTGATAGTTGCATTAGACGGCCCTGCCGGGTCTGGTAAAACATCAACAGCCAAAGCGGTTGCTGCTGCGCTTGATTTTGCCTACCTCGATACGGGTGCCATGTACCGGGCCATCACATTGGCCGCTCTTCGTACTGGAGAAGAACTCACCGAAGCCCTGCTTACTGCGGTGACGGGCCGCATTGTGCTTGATATTCGGTACGAAGCAGACGGCATGCATGTTTTTCTGGATAATGAAGAAGTAACGGACGAATTGCGTTCAGACGCTGTAAATGCCAACGTGAGCCTTGCCAGCTCATTTAAGCTGGTTCGCGAAAAGATGGTTGACCAGCAGCGGCAGATTGCCCGGCGCATCGTGGCCGCCGGCGGTGGGGTGGTAGTCGATGGGCGGGACATCGGAACGGTGGTTTTTCCTGAGGCGCCCGTCAAGGTATTCATGAACGCCTCTCCTGAAGTGCGCGCTGCGCGACGGGTCGCGGAACTGGTTGAAAAAGGCCAGTCGGTTGATGCGCTGGAAATACTGGAAAATATTAAGTTTAGGGACCATTTTGACAGCACGCGGGCCATTGCACCGCTGCTTCAGGCATCAGATGCGATAGCACTCGACACCTCCGTGCTTTCGTTCGATGAGCAAGTTTCACGGGTTGTTGACATAGTTAAGGAACGACAATTGCGGTCCGACGTATGA
- a CDS encoding RNA methyltransferase, whose amino-acid sequence MRKLRHEEIPRIKPADSQQKERHPIIAVIDNVRSIHNVGSFFRSADGAWIEKIVLTGISGTPENRAMHKTALGAQDTIPWEYVPDTSEAIAQLKRDGYAVFALELTNTPLSAESLQAEHFPLAFVVGNELTGVNDEVLALCDGALEIPQYGTKQSLNVSVAYGIALFDLVRRYRALHERPVFDDPFPRPADEGKAQ is encoded by the coding sequence ATGCGCAAACTACGACACGAAGAAATACCCCGCATCAAGCCGGCTGACAGCCAGCAAAAAGAGCGCCACCCGATCATTGCCGTCATCGACAATGTGCGCTCTATCCACAACGTTGGCTCCTTTTTCAGATCGGCAGATGGCGCGTGGATAGAAAAAATTGTGCTAACCGGCATTTCGGGCACCCCCGAGAACCGCGCCATGCACAAAACGGCGCTTGGTGCTCAAGATACGATTCCATGGGAGTATGTTCCCGATACCAGCGAGGCCATTGCCCAACTCAAACGAGACGGATACGCTGTTTTTGCGCTGGAACTGACGAATACGCCCCTCTCAGCCGAAAGCCTGCAAGCTGAGCATTTCCCACTGGCTTTTGTTGTCGGAAATGAACTCACAGGTGTAAACGACGAGGTACTGGCCCTTTGTGATGGCGCCCTTGAAATCCCGCAATACGGCACCAAACAATCGCTGAACGTCTCTGTTGCTTACGGCATTGCCCTGTTCGACCTTGTACGCCGTTACCGTGCCCTCCACGAACGCCCGGTATTCGACGATCCGTTCCCGCGTCCTGCCGATGAGGGAAAAGCCCAATGA
- a CDS encoding methylmalonyl-CoA mutase family protein, which produces MQNLFDAFEPASKSDWNAFVANDPRSAALLEKLDWQLGDLSMPAYATDEDLLAPSETQVNWVLPESWCIAACAPEDAPTTFYETALADGADGFWMHALSTTYPTNLPAKHLHLYGDACTGEAGLAYLNALHETPAMISVVSDPATDEAFLKANMAQLIAHSPCRTITLPVSPALPDPVASLVKTLQAIHTCIDIFKAGGYSTDETLRTMALVYQPSTSFYLELAMMRAMRLLISKLVAGTIGGDIDLPFMAYINTSDDPDQLLKQTTIAMGAVLGGCSTICIVPGDTYAQHLAQNTQLILKHESHLHRVTDPAAGSYYVEMLSGKLANAAWNASNFAKPNGGQDHA; this is translated from the coding sequence ATGCAAAACTTATTTGACGCCTTTGAGCCGGCGTCCAAATCAGACTGGAACGCCTTTGTCGCCAACGATCCGCGTTCAGCCGCCTTGCTGGAAAAACTTGATTGGCAACTCGGCGACCTTTCGATGCCGGCATATGCCACAGATGAAGACCTACTGGCCCCATCTGAAACACAGGTAAACTGGGTCCTCCCCGAAAGCTGGTGCATTGCCGCCTGTGCGCCCGAAGATGCCCCGACTACGTTTTACGAAACTGCCCTGGCGGATGGCGCGGATGGTTTCTGGATGCATGCCCTTTCAACTACCTATCCGACCAACCTGCCGGCAAAGCATCTTCACCTTTATGGAGACGCTTGTACAGGTGAGGCTGGACTAGCATACCTCAACGCCTTGCATGAGACGCCGGCAATGATTTCGGTAGTATCAGATCCGGCAACTGACGAGGCGTTTCTCAAAGCAAACATGGCCCAACTGATTGCACATTCACCCTGCAGGACCATTACCCTCCCGGTCTCTCCTGCCCTTCCTGACCCGGTTGCCAGTCTGGTTAAAACACTGCAGGCGATACACACCTGCATCGATATATTCAAGGCCGGCGGTTACTCCACGGATGAAACCCTTCGCACGATGGCCCTGGTGTACCAGCCATCAACCTCATTTTATCTGGAGCTGGCGATGATGCGTGCCATGCGGCTACTCATCAGCAAGCTCGTTGCCGGCACCATCGGAGGTGATATCGACTTGCCATTCATGGCGTACATCAACACCAGCGATGACCCGGATCAGCTGCTCAAGCAGACAACCATTGCCATGGGTGCCGTACTGGGGGGCTGCAGCACAATCTGTATTGTGCCCGGCGACACCTACGCACAGCATCTGGCACAAAACACCCAGCTCATTCTCAAACACGAGTCCCATCTTCACCGTGTTACGGACCCGGCTGCGGGATCCTATTATGTAGAAATGCTCTCTGGCAAACTCGCAAACGCAGCGTGGAATGCCAGTAATTTTGCAAAACCAAACGGCGGCCAGGACCATGCATAA